The following proteins are co-located in the Polymorphospora rubra genome:
- a CDS encoding PHP domain-containing protein has protein sequence MPARIDLHTHSTASDGTLTPEELMAAAAGAGLDVVALTDHDTTAGWAAAAGARPAKLTLVRGAEISCRWYGTRAAIPLHLLAYLFDPAEPALASELARVRAAREVRGERIVDLLRADGVDITWDEVRGYAAGGTVGRPHIATALIRAGLVGTTSEAFEPRWLGERYRLPKDDIDVFTAVRLVREAGGVPVFAHPRATRRGRIVPDELIVELAAAGLFGLEADHADHSPAERAHVRALADELGLVVTGSSDFHGTHKTVRLAAHTTASEAYERIVSVARGVPPLG, from the coding sequence CTGCCGGCCCGTATCGACCTGCACACCCACTCCACGGCCAGCGACGGCACGCTGACGCCGGAGGAGCTGATGGCGGCCGCCGCCGGTGCCGGGCTCGACGTCGTCGCGCTGACCGACCACGACACGACCGCCGGCTGGGCAGCGGCGGCCGGGGCGCGGCCGGCCAAACTGACGCTGGTACGGGGAGCCGAGATCTCCTGCCGCTGGTACGGGACCCGGGCGGCGATCCCGCTGCACCTGCTGGCTTACCTGTTCGACCCCGCCGAACCCGCACTGGCGTCGGAGTTGGCCCGGGTGCGCGCCGCCCGCGAGGTGCGCGGCGAGCGGATCGTCGACCTGCTCCGCGCCGACGGCGTCGACATCACCTGGGACGAGGTACGCGGGTACGCCGCCGGTGGCACCGTCGGCCGGCCGCACATCGCCACCGCGCTGATCCGGGCCGGCCTGGTCGGCACGACCAGCGAGGCGTTCGAGCCCCGCTGGCTCGGCGAACGCTACCGGCTGCCGAAGGACGACATCGACGTCTTCACCGCCGTACGGCTGGTTCGGGAGGCCGGTGGGGTGCCGGTCTTCGCCCATCCACGGGCCACCCGGCGCGGGCGGATCGTGCCCGACGAGTTGATCGTCGAACTGGCGGCGGCGGGCCTGTTCGGCCTGGAGGCCGACCACGCCGACCACTCGCCGGCCGAACGCGCCCACGTCCGGGCGCTCGCCGACGAGCTGGGGCTGGTGGTGACCGGGTCGTCGGACTTCCACGGCACCCACAAGACGGTACGGCTCGCCGCCCACACCACCGCCTCCGAGGCGTACGAGCGGATCGTGTCGGTGGCCCGCGGCGTCCCACCGCTCGGCTGA
- a CDS encoding RecB family exonuclease produces MPERLFVCTPSKLGSYTDCPRRYRYSYVDRPAPQKGPPWAHNSLGASVHTALRNWYALPPDRRRPDAVAGLLKATWVREGYRDVEQERELYRRALDWLESYLDGLEPGDDPLGVERVVAVKTAVLAFNGRADRIDLRPGPDGEPELVIVDYKTGRSGTDADDARGSQALALYAYAAERVFRRPCRRVELHHLPSGTIAAHEHTPESIARQLSRAEDTARDIMAAEKAVADGGNADEAFPTSPGTLCAWCDYRRHCPAGADAPVKEQWSAVERLLAPDA; encoded by the coding sequence ATGCCGGAGCGGCTCTTCGTCTGCACACCGAGCAAACTGGGCAGCTACACCGACTGCCCGCGCCGCTACCGCTACTCCTACGTGGACCGGCCGGCCCCGCAGAAGGGGCCGCCGTGGGCACACAACTCGCTGGGCGCCAGCGTCCACACCGCACTACGCAACTGGTACGCCCTGCCGCCTGACCGGCGCCGCCCCGACGCGGTCGCCGGCCTGCTCAAGGCCACCTGGGTCCGGGAGGGCTACCGCGACGTCGAGCAGGAGCGCGAGCTGTACCGGCGGGCGCTCGACTGGCTGGAGTCCTACCTCGACGGGCTGGAGCCGGGCGACGACCCGCTCGGCGTCGAACGGGTCGTCGCGGTCAAGACCGCGGTGCTGGCCTTCAACGGCCGCGCCGACCGGATCGACCTGCGGCCCGGCCCCGACGGCGAGCCGGAGCTGGTGATCGTCGACTACAAGACCGGCCGCAGCGGAACCGACGCCGACGACGCGCGGGGCTCGCAGGCGCTGGCGCTTTACGCCTACGCCGCCGAGCGGGTGTTCCGGCGTCCGTGCCGCCGCGTCGAGTTGCACCACCTGCCGTCCGGCACGATCGCGGCGCACGAGCACACCCCGGAGTCGATCGCCCGCCAGCTCAGCCGCGCCGAGGACACCGCCCGCGACATCATGGCGGCCGAGAAGGCGGTGGCCGACGGCGGCAACGCCGACGAGGCGTTCCCCACCAGTCCGGGCACGCTGTGCGCCTGGTGCGACTACCGCCGGCACTGCCCGGCCGGCGCCGACGCGCCGGTCAAGGAGCAGTGGTCGGCCGTCGAGCGGCTGCTGGCTCCCGACGCCTGA
- a CDS encoding DUF6758 family protein: MQDDRRNVGAVAVAVSCPRCGGPVRPPDLMHTDWRCDDDGAVPPLHTARHIGAEILHSTVAGMADAHTGHGRPPSPLWCPWPLLAGWTVTGVAWAGDVQTGVRAATVACSGPDPLAGGPADLVLVAEEPGLGLGNRFAGIPGPDPGALLADAMTEVAPGHTENGVSHAKIRAGGHPTPLWSVKSPTDRSVYVGEARGMWLYAITWPASAGYVLAEDVVLQDLSEWTPAELVFGAPSPYLHGKV; encoded by the coding sequence ATGCAGGACGATCGGCGCAACGTGGGTGCTGTGGCTGTTGCGGTGAGTTGTCCCCGATGTGGTGGTCCGGTGCGGCCACCTGACCTCATGCACACCGACTGGCGCTGCGACGACGACGGTGCCGTGCCCCCGTTGCACACGGCCCGGCACATCGGCGCCGAGATCCTGCACAGCACGGTCGCCGGGATGGCCGACGCGCACACCGGGCACGGTCGGCCGCCGAGCCCGCTGTGGTGTCCGTGGCCGTTGCTCGCCGGCTGGACGGTGACCGGCGTCGCGTGGGCCGGCGACGTGCAGACCGGGGTGCGGGCGGCGACCGTCGCCTGCAGCGGACCGGATCCCCTCGCCGGCGGCCCGGCCGACCTGGTCCTGGTCGCCGAGGAGCCCGGCCTCGGACTGGGCAACCGGTTCGCGGGTATCCCCGGACCGGACCCCGGCGCGCTGCTCGCCGACGCGATGACCGAGGTCGCTCCCGGACACACCGAAAACGGGGTTTCGCACGCCAAGATCCGGGCAGGGGGGCACCCCACTCCACTCTGGTCCGTCAAATCCCCGACAGACCGCAGTGTCTACGTGGGCGAGGCGAGGGGTATGTGGCTTTATGCGATAACGTGGCCGGCGAGCGCGGGCTACGTTCTCGCGGAGGATGTGGTCCTTCAGGACCTCTCCGAGTGGACTCCGGCCGAGCTTGTTTTCGGTGCACCCTCGCCCTACCTGCATGGCAAGGTTTGA
- a CDS encoding TrmH family RNA methyltransferase codes for MGGDELEVGVGPWVGDRPTDPRYDPELLASGDRRNVVDRYRYWRLEAVVADLDRRRHDFHVAIENWQHDFNIGTVVRNANAFLAAQVHVVGRRRWNRRGAMVTDRYQHVRHHETVDQLTAWARENDLVMVGIDNLPGARPLESATLPRRCVLLFGQEGPGLSDAARAGCEQMFSIAQYGSTRSINAGVASGIAMHAWIRSHAGPPPD; via the coding sequence GTGGGTGGTGATGAGCTGGAGGTCGGCGTCGGGCCCTGGGTGGGCGACCGGCCGACCGATCCGCGCTACGACCCCGAACTGCTCGCGTCGGGCGACCGGCGCAACGTCGTCGACCGCTACCGCTACTGGCGGCTCGAGGCCGTCGTGGCCGACCTGGATCGGCGTCGGCACGACTTCCACGTCGCCATCGAGAACTGGCAGCACGACTTCAACATCGGGACCGTCGTACGCAACGCCAACGCGTTCCTCGCCGCGCAGGTGCACGTCGTCGGGCGGCGGCGATGGAACCGGCGCGGAGCGATGGTGACCGACCGCTACCAGCACGTACGACACCACGAGACCGTCGACCAACTCACCGCGTGGGCGCGGGAGAACGACCTGGTCATGGTGGGTATAGACAACCTGCCGGGGGCGCGGCCGCTGGAGAGCGCGACCCTGCCGAGGCGCTGTGTGCTGCTGTTCGGGCAGGAGGGGCCCGGGCTGTCCGACGCCGCCCGGGCCGGCTGCGAGCAGATGTTCTCGATCGCCCAGTACGGCTCCACCCGGTCGATCAACGCCGGGGTGGCGAGCGGCATCGCCATGCACGCCTGGATCAGGAGCCACGCGGGTCCGCCACCGGACTGA
- a CDS encoding SigE family RNA polymerase sigma factor, whose translation MSGQRVDDEFRDFVAARSSSLLRTAYLLAGDWATAEDLLQTALTKTYLAWKRLGGIEAVEPYARRVLINTATSWWRRRWHGERPTEVLPERAAPDRIEEQLERDALWQHVKALPARQRAVLVLRFYEDLSEAQTAAMLNISVGTVKSQTSRALHTLRRRLGDDGVRRTPAPAATVPDGERLPPAPRIRPAVTPAIRPAVLAAGAGPATLEGR comes from the coding sequence GTGAGCGGGCAGCGGGTCGACGACGAGTTCCGGGACTTCGTCGCCGCGCGCTCGTCGTCGCTGCTGCGTACCGCCTACCTACTCGCGGGCGACTGGGCCACCGCCGAAGACCTGCTCCAGACGGCGCTGACCAAGACCTACCTGGCGTGGAAGCGGTTGGGCGGGATCGAGGCCGTCGAGCCGTACGCCCGGCGGGTTCTGATCAACACGGCGACCAGTTGGTGGCGTCGGCGCTGGCACGGTGAGCGCCCGACCGAGGTGCTGCCCGAGCGGGCCGCCCCGGACCGGATCGAGGAGCAGCTTGAGCGTGACGCGCTCTGGCAGCACGTCAAGGCGTTGCCGGCCCGGCAGCGGGCCGTGCTCGTGCTCCGGTTCTATGAGGACCTTTCGGAGGCGCAGACCGCCGCCATGCTCAACATCTCGGTCGGCACGGTCAAGAGCCAGACCTCCCGGGCTCTCCACACGCTGCGCAGGCGGCTCGGCGACGACGGTGTGCGAAGGACCCCGGCCCCCGCGGCGACCGTCCCGGACGGCGAACGGCTGCCGCCCGCACCCCGGATCCGACCCGCGGTCACCCCCGCCATCCGGCCGGCGGTACTCGCGGCCGGTGCCGGTCCGGCCACCTTGGAGGGCCGGTGA
- a CDS encoding translation initiation factor 2 — protein sequence MTTPSGDPTDHEYWRRPADLEPGQPAPRPAAPADPGADVPTYAGPPPTTPATTGWRPPTVVNPAAPRELPPQNQESIDADERGARTLTYGIAMVGGAVLLIVICLLCSRVLF from the coding sequence GTGACGACGCCCAGCGGTGACCCGACAGACCACGAATACTGGCGCCGCCCCGCCGACCTCGAACCGGGTCAGCCGGCCCCCCGACCCGCCGCCCCCGCCGACCCGGGCGCCGACGTGCCGACGTACGCGGGGCCACCGCCGACCACACCCGCCACGACCGGCTGGCGGCCACCGACCGTCGTCAACCCGGCGGCTCCCCGCGAGCTGCCGCCGCAGAACCAGGAGTCGATCGACGCCGACGAACGCGGCGCCCGCACCCTCACCTACGGCATCGCGATGGTCGGCGGCGCCGTACTGCTCATCGTCATCTGCCTGCTCTGCTCACGGGTACTGTTCTGA
- the trxA gene encoding thioredoxin, which yields MATVELTTANFDEVTSQEGIVLVDFWASWCGPCVRFAPVYDRSSEKHPEITFGKVDTEAQPEIAAKFDIRSIPTIMAIRDGVIVFAQPGALPESALESLISQVEALDMTEVKEKLAAHEH from the coding sequence ATGGCGACCGTTGAGTTGACCACGGCGAACTTCGACGAGGTGACCAGCCAGGAAGGCATCGTGCTGGTCGACTTCTGGGCGAGTTGGTGCGGGCCGTGCGTCCGCTTCGCCCCTGTCTACGACCGCTCATCCGAGAAGCACCCGGAGATCACGTTCGGCAAGGTCGACACCGAGGCCCAGCCGGAGATCGCGGCCAAGTTCGACATCCGGTCCATCCCGACCATCATGGCGATCCGTGACGGGGTCATCGTCTTCGCCCAGCCGGGCGCCCTGCCCGAGTCGGCGCTGGAGTCGTTGATCAGCCAGGTTGAGGCCCTCGACATGACCGAGGTCAAGGAGAAGCTCGCCGCACACGAGCACTGA
- a CDS encoding HTTM domain-containing protein — MAGVVKALGRWLTEAVPRGRIAAFRTLVYLFVVGDLLIFTPWVRDHATVPGALYQPLFVGRLLPLPTPTPALVSVVFWALLVLALLAATGRAPRALGWSVFLLYFEWMIIAMSYGKVDHDRFGLLVALAVLPTAGRARHGDPTRTEAGGWALRVTQIAVVCTYFLAAWAKLRFGGVEWLTGSVLARAIIRRGTELADVIAQVPGLLIAAQFGIMAFEILSPVVFLLNERWRNRAVAFFYSFHVVTFATITISFAPHLVAMASFLSLERIRPIVWVRRGLRRTDGRKRTAGPAPDQLADPAGGAP; from the coding sequence ATGGCAGGCGTCGTGAAGGCACTCGGCCGGTGGCTCACCGAAGCCGTGCCCCGGGGCCGGATCGCCGCCTTCCGTACGCTGGTCTATCTCTTCGTCGTCGGTGACCTGCTGATCTTCACGCCGTGGGTACGCGACCACGCCACCGTGCCGGGGGCGCTCTACCAACCGCTGTTCGTCGGGCGCCTGCTCCCGCTTCCCACGCCCACCCCCGCGCTGGTGTCGGTCGTCTTCTGGGCGCTTCTCGTCCTCGCGCTGCTCGCGGCGACCGGACGGGCGCCGCGCGCACTCGGCTGGTCGGTCTTCCTGCTCTACTTCGAGTGGATGATCATCGCGATGAGCTACGGCAAGGTCGACCACGACAGGTTCGGCCTGCTGGTCGCGCTGGCCGTACTGCCCACCGCCGGTCGGGCCCGACACGGCGATCCCACCCGCACCGAGGCGGGCGGGTGGGCGCTGCGGGTCACCCAGATCGCGGTGGTGTGCACGTACTTCCTCGCCGCCTGGGCCAAGCTCCGCTTCGGCGGGGTGGAGTGGCTCACCGGCTCCGTCCTGGCCCGCGCCATCATCCGCCGCGGCACCGAACTCGCCGACGTCATCGCACAGGTGCCGGGGCTCCTGATCGCCGCCCAGTTCGGCATCATGGCGTTCGAGATACTCAGCCCGGTCGTGTTCCTGCTCAACGAGCGCTGGCGCAACCGGGCGGTCGCCTTCTTCTACTCGTTCCACGTGGTCACGTTCGCGACCATCACCATCTCGTTCGCCCCGCACCTGGTGGCGATGGCCAGCTTCCTGTCCCTGGAGCGGATCCGCCCGATCGTCTGGGTACGCCGTGGCCTGCGCCGGACGGACGGTCGCAAGAGGACCGCCGGGCCGGCACCGGATCAGTTGGCGGACCCGGCGGGCGGCGCACCGTAG
- a CDS encoding DUF2231 domain-containing protein codes for MFDEFMGLPAHPLLVHAAVVFVPLLAVVGIVYGFVPKVRSRVGWAAVLLAVAAPVSALFSKISGEALEERLIAAGYGQVILDKVNEHQAYGDLTFWFSLALAIVTGALVFLTTRGERGPNVPSWLPTVLSVLVTILGLVTMIYVYLTGETGAQAVWSGVV; via the coding sequence GTGTTCGATGAGTTCATGGGTCTGCCGGCCCACCCGTTGCTCGTACACGCGGCGGTGGTCTTCGTGCCGCTGCTGGCCGTCGTCGGGATCGTCTACGGATTCGTGCCGAAGGTACGGTCCCGGGTCGGCTGGGCAGCCGTGCTGCTCGCGGTGGCCGCACCGGTGTCGGCGCTGTTCTCGAAGATCTCCGGTGAGGCGCTGGAGGAGCGCCTGATCGCGGCGGGCTACGGCCAGGTGATCCTCGACAAGGTCAACGAGCACCAGGCGTACGGCGACCTGACCTTCTGGTTCTCGCTGGCGCTGGCGATCGTGACCGGGGCGCTGGTGTTTCTCACCACCCGAGGCGAGCGCGGCCCCAACGTGCCGTCCTGGCTGCCCACGGTGCTCTCGGTGCTGGTCACGATCCTCGGCCTGGTGACGATGATCTACGTCTATCTGACCGGGGAGACCGGTGCGCAGGCGGTGTGGAGCGGCGTCGTCTGA
- a CDS encoding MarC family protein, with the protein MDLKLFGEVFLTLLVITDPPGMVPIFVALTSTLPRRERYRAAWQAVALALGVIVVFAVAGQTLLDYLHIDLPALQAAGGLLLVLVALELLTGKANDPDQQATANIALVPLGTPLLAGPGAIVATMLFVQRADGAADYLAIGAGIVAVMTVVWLTLRFSGGIVKVLRPGGIEVLTRIAGLLLAAIAVQLIADAVAAFVTQYVQQG; encoded by the coding sequence ATGGATCTGAAACTGTTCGGCGAGGTCTTCCTGACCCTGCTGGTGATCACGGATCCGCCGGGCATGGTGCCGATCTTCGTCGCCCTGACCAGCACGCTGCCCCGCCGCGAGCGGTACCGGGCCGCGTGGCAGGCGGTGGCCCTGGCACTGGGTGTGATCGTCGTGTTCGCCGTCGCCGGGCAGACGCTGCTCGACTACCTGCACATCGACCTGCCGGCGTTGCAGGCCGCCGGTGGTCTGCTGCTCGTGCTGGTCGCCCTCGAACTGCTGACCGGCAAGGCGAACGATCCTGACCAGCAGGCGACCGCCAACATCGCCCTGGTCCCGTTGGGGACCCCGCTGCTGGCCGGCCCGGGAGCGATCGTGGCGACCATGCTCTTCGTGCAGCGCGCCGACGGGGCGGCCGACTATCTCGCGATCGGGGCCGGCATCGTCGCGGTGATGACGGTCGTCTGGCTGACCCTGCGGTTCTCCGGCGGGATCGTCAAGGTGCTGCGCCCGGGCGGCATCGAGGTGCTGACCAGGATCGCCGGCCTGCTGCTCGCCGCGATCGCGGTCCAGTTGATCGCCGACGCGGTGGCGGCGTTCGTCACCCAGTACGTCCAGCAGGGGTGA
- a CDS encoding FmdB family zinc ribbon protein has product MPTYQYACTACGHQLEAVQSFADEPLTECPACEGRLRKLFNSVGIVFKGSGFYRTDSRSGSGSADSSTSGKPAKTESSGSSDAGAKSSGSKDSGGSGSKEKSSSSTTASSGSTSSSGGSTSSGGAST; this is encoded by the coding sequence GTGCCCACGTACCAGTACGCCTGCACCGCGTGCGGCCACCAGCTCGAGGCGGTGCAGTCGTTCGCCGACGAGCCGCTGACCGAGTGCCCGGCCTGTGAGGGGCGGCTGCGCAAGCTCTTCAACTCGGTGGGCATCGTCTTCAAGGGCTCCGGCTTCTATCGCACCGACTCCCGCTCCGGCTCCGGCTCCGCCGACTCGTCGACGAGCGGCAAGCCGGCCAAGACGGAGTCGTCCGGCTCGTCGGACGCCGGCGCGAAGAGCTCGGGAAGCAAGGATTCCGGCGGCTCCGGGTCGAAGGAGAAGTCGTCGTCGAGCACCACCGCGTCGAGCGGCTCGACTTCCTCGTCCGGCGGCTCCACGTCCTCCGGCGGCGCCTCGACGTAG
- a CDS encoding thiol-disulfide oxidoreductase DCC family protein has product MDTATFVYDGDCAFCTTCARFAERRIPGPATIVPWQFADLAALGLTVDECEQAVQWVGTDGRRAAGPDAIALLLRGSSRLWRTAGRVLQFRPVRAVAWPVYRWVAANRHRMPGGTAACSLPQATRERLYGAPPAGSAN; this is encoded by the coding sequence ATGGACACCGCAACTTTCGTGTACGACGGGGACTGCGCGTTCTGCACGACGTGCGCCCGGTTCGCGGAGCGACGGATTCCCGGCCCGGCGACGATCGTGCCGTGGCAGTTCGCCGACCTGGCCGCACTCGGGCTCACCGTCGACGAGTGCGAGCAGGCGGTGCAGTGGGTCGGCACCGACGGGCGGCGTGCGGCCGGACCGGACGCGATCGCGCTGCTCCTGCGCGGCAGTTCGCGGCTGTGGCGGACCGCGGGCCGCGTCCTCCAGTTCCGGCCGGTACGCGCCGTGGCCTGGCCGGTCTACCGGTGGGTGGCGGCCAACCGGCACCGGATGCCCGGCGGCACCGCGGCCTGCTCACTCCCGCAGGCGACCCGGGAGCGGCTCTACGGTGCGCCGCCCGCCGGGTCCGCCAACTGA
- a CDS encoding oxygenase MpaB family protein produces MAATDPADDLGLFGPESVTWRVHQEPVLLVAGLRSLYLQALHPRAVAGVAQNSGYKTDPWGRLVRTATYVATVVYGSTGQAREAGRRLRGLHARMRAVDPATGETFRIDEPDLLRWVHVTEVESFVTTARRAGAALTDDDVDTYYTEQRLAAELVGLDPATVPGTAAQVADYYRQVRPELRLTRDSAETMVFLTAPPMPWGPSMPWKMSLPLRLAFELGPPRWAYLGIAGTAIGLLPGWARRLYGGLGLPTTDLSAELSVRGLRLALNAVPRRYVEGPIYQAAMARAARLEAAV; encoded by the coding sequence ATGGCTGCCACCGACCCCGCCGACGACCTCGGCCTGTTCGGCCCGGAATCGGTGACCTGGCGGGTGCACCAGGAACCGGTGCTGCTCGTCGCCGGGCTGCGTTCGCTCTACCTCCAGGCGTTGCACCCACGGGCGGTGGCCGGCGTGGCACAGAACTCCGGTTACAAGACGGACCCCTGGGGCCGGCTGGTCCGCACCGCCACCTACGTCGCCACCGTGGTCTACGGCAGCACCGGGCAGGCGCGGGAAGCCGGTCGCCGGCTGCGTGGCCTGCACGCCCGGATGCGGGCCGTCGACCCGGCGACCGGCGAGACCTTCCGGATCGACGAACCCGACCTGCTGCGCTGGGTCCACGTGACCGAGGTCGAGTCGTTCGTGACCACCGCACGCCGCGCCGGTGCCGCACTGACCGACGACGACGTCGACACGTACTACACCGAGCAGCGGCTCGCCGCCGAACTCGTCGGCCTCGACCCGGCGACCGTCCCCGGCACCGCCGCGCAGGTCGCCGACTACTACCGCCAGGTACGCCCCGAGCTACGGCTGACCAGGGACAGCGCCGAGACGATGGTGTTCCTCACCGCCCCGCCGATGCCGTGGGGCCCGTCGATGCCGTGGAAGATGAGCCTGCCGCTGCGGCTGGCCTTCGAACTCGGGCCGCCCCGGTGGGCGTACCTCGGAATCGCCGGCACCGCCATCGGCCTGCTTCCCGGGTGGGCCCGCCGGCTGTACGGCGGACTCGGCCTGCCCACCACCGACCTGTCGGCGGAGCTGTCCGTACGCGGCCTGCGGCTGGCGTTGAACGCGGTCCCGCGCCGCTACGTCGAGGGGCCCATCTACCAGGCCGCGATGGCCCGGGCCGCCCGGCTCGAAGCGGCCGTCTGA
- a CDS encoding PH domain-containing protein, which translates to MANPPVEPPDPDEPDRRRRDRREYDTEPIPVVRDDGPGYSDGPSYSEGASYSESVGFGHEQRPRTTTWVDDSAYPPTDISEEELAGLQVDASGMPLGPRRVLPLEDEPTPLVARYLFPTERYRGEWKRHWVHLSTPLLIGVGATFVLGYLSGFLAGQEFGGVTTIAVIIWLGIMGWVAWKVADWYFDRFILTNKRVMVVNGIITRRVAMMPLLRVTDMKYEQSPLGRALNYGTFVLESAGQEQALREVKHLPNPNELYLRVVEEMYEPQAVEARLGKEGEDNKADDGA; encoded by the coding sequence ATGGCGAATCCTCCCGTCGAACCACCCGACCCCGACGAGCCTGACCGACGGCGGCGGGACCGCCGGGAGTACGACACCGAACCGATCCCGGTGGTCCGTGACGACGGGCCCGGCTACTCCGACGGTCCGTCCTACTCGGAAGGGGCCTCCTACTCGGAGAGCGTCGGCTTCGGGCACGAGCAGCGTCCCCGCACGACCACCTGGGTCGACGACAGCGCCTACCCGCCGACCGACATCTCCGAGGAAGAACTCGCCGGCCTCCAGGTCGACGCGTCCGGCATGCCGCTCGGCCCCCGGCGGGTCCTCCCGCTCGAGGACGAGCCCACCCCGCTGGTCGCCCGCTACCTCTTCCCGACGGAGCGCTACCGGGGCGAATGGAAGCGGCACTGGGTGCACCTCAGCACGCCGCTGCTGATCGGGGTCGGCGCCACCTTCGTGCTCGGCTACCTGTCCGGCTTCCTCGCCGGCCAGGAGTTCGGTGGGGTGACCACCATCGCCGTCATCATCTGGCTCGGCATCATGGGCTGGGTGGCGTGGAAGGTCGCCGACTGGTATTTCGACCGGTTCATCCTGACCAACAAGCGGGTCATGGTCGTGAACGGCATCATCACCCGGCGCGTCGCCATGATGCCGCTGCTGCGGGTCACCGACATGAAATACGAGCAGTCGCCGCTCGGCCGGGCGCTCAACTACGGCACGTTCGTGCTCGAGTCCGCCGGCCAGGAGCAGGCGCTGCGCGAGGTCAAGCACCTGCCCAACCCCAACGAGCTCTACCTGCGCGTCGTCGAGGAGATGTACGAGCCGCAGGCGGTCGAGGCCAGGTTGGGCAAGGAGGGCGAGGACAACAAGGCCGACGACGGCGCCTGA
- a CDS encoding flagellar biosynthesis protein FlgA: MFRRIRSGTADRGLAPVRWPRRPRPATMLRAALVTVLLALAAVALTGRSGTDHTAACGPVTASDVGADPPDPAGTPAPTTDGPAGRLAVPVGSVGVPVRPAEPAALAVVRPGSRVDLLALPSGTGAPPASEPLRLAAGALVLDVVAVDGATALYLALTPDQANRTLGMPETTRFGVVVPP; the protein is encoded by the coding sequence ATGTTCCGCCGCATCCGGTCCGGCACCGCCGACCGCGGGCTCGCACCGGTCCGTTGGCCCCGCCGGCCCCGACCGGCCACGATGCTGCGGGCCGCGCTGGTCACGGTTCTGCTGGCCCTGGCCGCCGTGGCGCTCACCGGAAGGTCCGGGACCGACCACACCGCCGCCTGCGGTCCGGTGACCGCGTCGGACGTCGGGGCTGATCCGCCGGACCCGGCCGGCACGCCCGCCCCCACCACCGACGGCCCGGCCGGCCGGCTGGCGGTCCCGGTCGGGTCGGTCGGAGTGCCGGTGCGACCCGCCGAGCCCGCCGCACTCGCGGTCGTACGACCCGGCAGCCGGGTCGACCTGCTGGCACTACCTTCCGGCACCGGGGCACCGCCGGCGTCGGAACCGCTCAGGCTGGCCGCCGGCGCGCTCGTGCTGGACGTCGTGGCGGTCGACGGCGCCACCGCCCTCTACCTGGCACTCACCCCGGACCAGGCGAACCGCACGCTGGGCATGCCGGAGACGACCCGCTTCGGGGTCGTCGTGCCGCCCTAG
- a CDS encoding 5-formyltetrahydrofolate cyclo-ligase, producing MSDLPNGANAARRCKTDIRINVLARRRSLPATIRSTAAGRVQAGLADLVRQHRPRTVTAYVPVGAEPGGPDLPEFLLAALAATGVSRPRLLLPVLCPDLDLDWAEYAGSEPLVAAGRGLREPAGPRLGPAAVGAADLVVVPAVAVDRRGFRLGRGGGSYDRALARVAPATLTVALLHDGELLDLVPAEEHDRPVRVVITPGDGVRALPAG from the coding sequence ATGTCGGATTTGCCGAATGGAGCGAACGCGGCGCGACGGTGCAAGACGGACATCCGTATCAACGTCCTGGCCCGCCGTCGGTCACTGCCGGCGACGATCCGATCGACCGCCGCCGGCCGCGTGCAGGCCGGACTCGCCGACCTGGTACGACAGCATCGACCACGGACGGTGACCGCCTATGTGCCGGTCGGCGCCGAGCCCGGCGGCCCCGACCTGCCGGAGTTCCTGCTGGCGGCGCTCGCCGCGACCGGCGTGTCGCGGCCGCGGCTGCTGCTTCCGGTGCTGTGTCCGGATCTCGACCTGGACTGGGCGGAGTACGCCGGTTCGGAGCCGCTGGTGGCCGCCGGACGCGGCCTGCGGGAGCCGGCCGGGCCACGCCTCGGGCCGGCCGCCGTGGGCGCCGCCGACCTGGTGGTGGTGCCGGCGGTGGCGGTCGACCGGCGGGGGTTCCGGCTGGGCCGCGGTGGCGGCTCGTACGACCGCGCGCTCGCCCGCGTCGCCCCGGCGACCCTGACCGTGGCCCTGTTGCACGACGGCGAACTGCTGGATCTCGTACCCGCCGAGGAGCACGACCGGCCGGTGCGCGTGGTGATCACCCCCGGCGACGGCGTACGGGCACTGCCGGCCGGCTGA